A region of Nocardioides sp. JS614 DNA encodes the following proteins:
- a CDS encoding DUF2695 domain-containing protein yields the protein MSEMSVADEAERYLRILADPRSQPAPHECLACFVARMLPDFGCDTTLRWAQRFRDLRSPTATGLERRLGGIGGFCDCEIFLNGYRLARHLLVRDLATDELMAPDEDPACSGVRSTSTRPCANWERWARYDTW from the coding sequence ATGAGCGAGATGTCGGTGGCCGACGAGGCCGAGCGCTACCTGCGGATCCTGGCCGACCCACGGAGCCAGCCGGCGCCGCACGAGTGTCTGGCCTGCTTCGTCGCGCGGATGCTCCCCGACTTCGGGTGTGACACCACGCTGCGCTGGGCCCAGCGCTTCCGCGACCTGCGGTCCCCGACCGCGACCGGGCTGGAGCGGCGGCTCGGCGGCATCGGCGGGTTCTGCGACTGCGAGATCTTCCTCAACGGCTACCGGCTGGCACGCCACCTGCTGGTGCGCGACCTGGCGACCGACGAGCTGATGGCACCCGACGAGGATCCGGCCTGCAGCGGCGTACGGTCCACCTCGACCCGGCCGTGCGCCAACTGGGAGCGGTGGGCCCGCTACGACACCTGGTAG
- a CDS encoding ABC transporter substrate-binding protein codes for MRIVSLLPSTTEILFAIGAGPDVVGVTFECDYPAEARARTVVSTSAMPSGLTPAEIDAYVVGALSRGEDLYHLAADALAGLDADLVVTQDLCAVCAVDVSVVDDALAHLGCTAEVLTIDPHTLDEVLDSILLLGRVTGRTVEATALVAAQRNRLAAAAARVAGRPRPRVMLLEWTDPPYAPGHWVPEMIEAAGGVALLGKPGAKSERVLWEQVHEAAPDVVVCAPCGYDLEGARSLAADLVASGVLPSGVPVHAVDANAAWARPGTRLVDGVEELAAILHPA; via the coding sequence GTGCGGATCGTCTCGTTGCTGCCCTCGACGACCGAGATCCTGTTCGCGATCGGCGCGGGTCCCGACGTCGTCGGGGTCACCTTCGAGTGCGACTACCCGGCCGAGGCCCGGGCCCGGACCGTGGTGTCGACCTCGGCGATGCCCTCCGGGCTGACGCCGGCGGAGATCGACGCGTACGTCGTCGGCGCGCTGTCTCGCGGCGAGGACCTGTACCACCTGGCCGCGGACGCGCTCGCCGGCCTCGACGCCGACCTCGTGGTCACCCAGGACCTGTGCGCGGTCTGCGCCGTCGACGTGTCCGTGGTCGACGACGCGCTGGCCCACCTGGGCTGCACCGCCGAGGTGCTCACGATCGACCCCCACACGTTGGACGAGGTGCTCGACTCGATCCTGCTGCTCGGCCGGGTCACCGGTCGTACCGTGGAGGCGACGGCGCTGGTCGCGGCGCAGCGGAACCGGCTCGCCGCGGCCGCCGCGCGCGTGGCCGGTCGCCCGCGGCCCCGGGTGATGCTGCTCGAGTGGACCGATCCGCCGTACGCGCCGGGCCACTGGGTGCCGGAGATGATCGAGGCGGCCGGCGGCGTGGCCCTGCTCGGGAAGCCCGGCGCGAAGTCCGAGCGGGTGCTGTGGGAGCAGGTGCACGAGGCGGCGCCCGACGTCGTCGTGTGCGCGCCGTGCGGCTACGACCTGGAGGGCGCGCGGTCGCTCGCCGCCGACCTGGTCGCCTCGGGCGTGCTGCCCTCCGGCGTACCCGTGCACGCCGTCGACGCCAACGCCGCCTGGGCCCGTCCGGGCACCCGGCTCGTCGACGGCGTGGAGGAGCTGGCCGCGATCCTGCACCCGGCCTGA